The sequence below is a genomic window from Cucurbita pepo subsp. pepo cultivar mu-cu-16 unplaced genomic scaffold, ASM280686v2 Cp4.1_scaffold000666, whole genome shotgun sequence.
NNNNNNNNNNNNNNNNNNNNNNNNNNNNNNNNNNNNNNNNNNNNNNNNNNNNNNNNNNNNNNNNNNNNNNNNNNNNNNNNNNNNNNNNNNNNNNNNNNNNNNNNNNNNNNNNNNNNNNNNNNNNNNNNNNNNNNNNNNNNNNNNNNNNNNNNNNNNNNNNNNNNNNNNNNNNNNNNNNNNNNNNNNNNNNNNNNNNNNNNNNNNNNNNNNNNNNNNNNNNNNNNNNNNNNNNNNNNNNNNNNNNNNNNNNNNNNNNNNNNNNNNNNNNNNNNNNNNNNNNNNNNNNNNNNNNNNNNNNNNNNNNNNNNNNNNNNNNNNNNNNNNNNNNNNNNNNNNNNNNNNNNNNNNNNNNNNNNNNNNNNNNNNNNNNNNNNNNNNNNNNNNNNNNNNNNNNNNNNNNNNNNNNNNNNNNNNNNNNNNNNNNNNNNNNNNNNNNNNNNNNNNNNNNNNNNNNNNNNNNNNNNNNNNNNNNNNNNNNNNNNNNNNNNNNNNNNNNNNNNNNNNNNNNNNNNNNNNNNNNNNNNNNNNNNNNNNNNNNNNNNNNNNNNNNNNNNNNNNNNNNNNNNNNNNNNNNNNNNNNNNNNNNNNNNNNNNNNNNNNNNNNNNNNNNNNNNNNNNNNNNNNNNNNNNNNNNNNNNNNNNNNNNNNNNNNNNNNNNNNNNNNNNNNNNNNNNNNNNNNNNNNNNNNNNNNNNNNNNNNNNNNNNNNNNNNNNNNNNNNNNNNNNNNNNNNNNNNNNNNNNNNNNNNNNNNNNNNNNNNNNNNNNNNNNNNNNNNNNNNNNNNNNNNNNNNNNNNNNNNNNNNNNNNNNNNNNNNNNNNNNNNNNNNNNNNNNNNNNNNNNNNNNNNNNNNNNNNNNNNNNNNNNNNNNNNNNNNNNNNNNNNNNNNNNNNNNNNNNNNNNNNNNNNNNNNNNNNNNNNNNNNNNNNNNNNNNNNNNNNNNNNNNNNNNNNNNNNNNNNNNNNNNNNNNNNNNNNNNNNNNNNNNNNNNNNNNNNNNNNNNNNNNNNNNNNNNNNNNNNNNNNNNNNNNNNNNNNNNNNNNNNNNNNNNNNNNNNNNNNNNNNNNNNNNNNNNNNNNNNNNNNNNNNNNNNNNNNNNNNNNNNNNNNNNNNNNNNNNNNNNNNNNNNNNNNNNNNNNNNNNNNNNNNNNNNNNNNNNNNNNNNNNNNNNNNNNNNNNNNNNNNNNNNNNNNNNNNNNNNNNNNNNNNNNNNNNNNNNNNNNNNNNNNNNNNNNNNNNNNNNNNNNNNNNNNNNNNNNNNNNNNNNNNNNNNNNNNNNNNNNNNNNNNNNNNNNNNNNNNNNNNNNNNNNNNNNNNNNNNNNNNNNNNNNNNNNNNNNNNNNNNNNNNNNNNNNNNNNNNNNNNNNNNNNNNNNNNNNNNNNNNNNNNNNNNNNNNNNNNNNNNNNNNNNNNNNNNNNNNNNNNNNNNNNNNNNNNNNNNNNNNNNNNNNNNNNNNNNNNNNNNNNNNNNNNNNNNNNNNNNNNNNNNNNNNNNNNNNNNNNNNNNNNNNNNNNNNNNNNNNNNNNNNNNNNNNNNNNNNNNNNNNNNNNNNNNNNNNNNNNNNNNNNNNNNNNNNNNNNNNNNNNNNNNNNNNNNNNNNNNNNNNNNNNNNNNNNNNNNNNNNNNNNNNNNNNNNNNNNNNNNNNNNNNNNNNNNNNNNNNNNNNNNNNNNNNNNNNNNNNNNNNNNNNNNNNNNNNNNNNNNNNNNNNNNNNNNNNNNNNNNNNNNNNNNNNNNNNNNNNNNNNNNNNNNNNNNNNNNNNNNNNNNNNNNNNNNNNNNNNNNNNNNNNNNNNNNNNNNNNNNNNNNNNNNNNNNNNNNNNNNNNNNNNNNNNNNNNNNNNNNNNNNNNNNNNNNNNNNNNNNNNNNNNNNNGGCAAGGAACTGAGCGGGGAGTTGAATTACAGATGAAATTTGTTGGATCTAGTTTGATTAATGCTGGATTTCTTTTATTACGCCAATTTTTTTGCTGTTAATTTGCTCAAATTCGTTCGGAATGAAGGAATTTGGAAGAGTTTCTTTGTGTTCGTTCTGATTGATTGTGGATTTTTAGTTTAGGTAAAGCTTGTTTGAACTTTGTTCATCGTCTGAAcggaaatttcattttaagtttctcaaaattaggcaagaattgaaaaatgttCATGCAATCAAACGGTTCTGAGATAGCTAAATCCAGCTTCTCAATGTGCAAATGCTTGTAAAATGTTTGTTAAGAATAGCTTCAAATACGGCATCAAAATGTGAAGTTTCTGAGTTCAAATTTGTGGagattttgtttcttcattcttttccaAGGCGTTTTGAATTAGTCTATTTGGTAGCTTAAACTTTTGGCTGTAAGAATTTTTGCTTTAATATTGTATACATGGTGCCTTCATGGAGTCTTGCAGCTTATTGTGTTGTGGCGAAAGAATCTCTCAGTAAGCAGATATCCATATCGTTTTTGGAACGGATGAAAACTGACTTTAAGAAACGATATGGGGGCGGTAAAGCCGATACTGCTGTTGCGAAGAGTCTTAATAAGGATTTCGGGTATGTTCGTTTAGACATGTAAAACGTTATCTCGAATATGCATTTGTATATCTACCTTAGCTGTATGAAGAAGCATAGTTCCATGGATTTTTTGCAGACCAGTTATGAAAGAGCACATGAAGTATATCATCGAACACGCTGAAGAGATCGAAAAGTTGATAAAGGTGAAGGCGCAAGTATCGGAAGTTAAGAGTATAATGTTGGAGAATCTTGACAAGgtaaacaaaatatatcaacATGGATTTGATGTTTATCAGTTATCATTTCATCtcgtgttttaaaatccttgGAATAAAGATAATCATCACGAGTTGCCCTAGTCAAAATTGAGTTACTGTAAGATAACTGGGAAGTCTggaaggaaagtccaaagaggactattgtgttagcggtgagcttggacggttacaaatggtatcagagctaagaCACctggcggtgtgccagtgaggacgctgtgcccggaagggaggtggattggggagtcccacatcaattggagaagggaacgagtgccagtgaggacgctaggccccaaaagggtggattgtgagccctcacattggttggggaggagaacgaagcattctttataagggtgtggaaacctctccctagcatatgccttttaaaaaccttgaggggaaatgTGGGAgtgaaagcctaaagaagacaatatctgctagcggtggacttggaccgttacaataACTTGCTAAGAACTAGCTAATGTGTATGTGAAACTAAATGTGCTTCTTAGAGATTCTTTTTGTGGTGTAAATTGAATGAAACAAAACCGAGCAGTTTGACCGTTTTTTGTCGGTTGAAGTTGGCTTCAAACTACATGAAAACGCAAAAACTACTTCAATTAGCTTCGATTGGGCGGTTTTGGTGGTTTGAGTTGGGTAGTCAGTTTACATTTCAGGGTAGTTCCTTTTTGCTAGTTCTTGCAAGCTGAAAGTCAGCTCAAGATCGACTTATGCTAAAACCCGACACCAAACTAATCATTTACACCTTGAACATCTACGCCTCCTCATTGTCCTTTCCACGAAATCGAGATTCTCACTGCCTTCTCGCTCAACGCATCATTATGAGATCTATTAATATCCTTTCAGGCTTTTGAGAGAGGTGACAACATCAATACTCTAGCTGATAAAACGGAGAATCTTCGAGATCAGGTAAGTTGATCGAACCCTGCCATTCTAGAGAAGTTACTTATATCAGTAGAAACAAACGACATTCTACAAACAACTCGAGAATGATCAACATTTTGTGAATGTCCGACAGGCGCAAACTTACAGAGGACAAGGAACCAAACTGAGAAGGAAGATGTGGTATCAGAACATGAAGATAAAGCTAGTTGTTCTTGGGATATTGTTAGCTCTTGTGCTCATAATTTGGGTTTCCATTTGTCATGGATTCAATTGCACCAATTAATTTGTACCGTAGGGGAAAGCTTTAGCCTTTATTAGCCTTTAGGCTTGGGAGCTATATGATGAATGCATTTTCTCTTCAacattgatatatttttatacatgTAAGTTTCTATTTGAATGgatgcatttatttatttattatttattattttttctattgtaTTTTACCGTTGAATTTAAGTAGTACTTAAATGAAAATCTTGaatttaattactattttaattttgtttggttggaggctaaattaataaaaatatctttaaattttgtattttgtcgAATACTTCTGAAAATTTCAATaacatcaaattttcaaaaaagtctaaaaaaatagatattttttactattagaTTTTTGGATAGAAAttgtcaatattttatttaaaaaatactcttaaattgtTAATAGTTTAAAGAATAgtctttaaaactttaaaaaaatttatggttatCCTAATTAttactttgtttaaaaatatcaataaattttaaaagtggtatttgttagacgaacacgactcttcacaatggtatcaagagtcatgccctaaacttagccgtGCCAATAGATGACAAATCCTcgaatgtcgaacaaaggactccaaaagaaaaggagccaagcctcctcgaaggcagtcaaaaatgactaagactccaaaggagtcgagcctcgattaaggggagacgcactttgttcgaggggaggtgttggatgatgaaagtcccacatcgactaatttaaggaatgatcatgggtttataagtgaggaatactaactccattggtttgaggcattttggagaaacccaaagcaaagccatgagagcttaggctcaaagtggacaatattatacgattgtggagagtcagccatgagagcttacgctcaaagtggacaatattataccattgtggagagtcgtgttcgtctaacagtaTTAACatcttcatcttttattttaaactttaaatatataaacgaAAATAGTTTAACGAATCTCATAGATtatcttcaaactttttaatattaatcttGAAAGTTTACGAGTATTTCTGAAACGAGTCGGGTTCGTCTAACAATATTaacatcttttattttaaactttaaatatataaacaaaaacagtTTAGCGCATCTCATAGATTATCGCGcatctcataaattatcttcaaactttttaatattaatcttGAAAGTTTACGAGTATTTCTGTAttaatgaaagttttaaaaacgcaaaagatatttttacttttctttttaaattttaaggtattttttaatcttttttaagtttgaatatttattaaaactctggaaaattttagaatattttttaaaataaaatataaaattaaaagaatatttatataaataggAAGAAAACACTTCTATATACTCCCCTCGATTTCACTAACTGCAAGGTaacaatgaattaaaaatatatatattttccttattttctttctattttttcaaattttgttttctacgGCTTTTTTTTTCCGTTTATTATACTTTTGTTATATAGAAGTTGAAAATTacagaaaataatttagatttcgtttaataattatagaattgttttttatgtttgaaaattatgtttagggtataattattgaaacaaaaacaacaattgtgaaaatacttttttttggCTATTTTTTGAATTAGTGAAAATTGCAATaacttttatctaaatttaattaaaaattatacaagTTCAGGagtctaaattatttttttccctaattattattaagagtaaaatttattataattttacaatttaaaaataatatatttttaccgttaaaatatcatcactaacACAATNNNNNNNNNNNNNNNNNNNNNNNNNNNNNNNNNNNNNNNNNNNNNNNNNNNNNNNNNNNNNNNNNNNNNNNNNNNNNNNNNNNNNNNNNNNNNNNNNNNNNNNNNNNNNNNNNNNNNNNNNNNNNNNNNNNNNNNNNNNNNNNNNNNNNNNNNNNNNNNNNNNNNNNNNNNNNNNNNNNNNNNNNNNNNNNNNNNNNNNNNNNNNNNNNNNNNNNNNNNNNNNNNNNNNNNNNNNNNNNNNNNNNNNNNNNNNNNNNNNNNNNNNNNNNNNNNNNNNNNNNNNNNNNNNNNNNNNNNNNNNNNNNNNNNNNNNNNNNNNNNNNNNNNNNNNNNNNNNNNNNNNNNNNNNNNNNNNNNNNNNNNNNNNNNNNNNNNNNNNNNNNNNNNNNNNNNNNNNNNNNNNNNNNNNNNNNNNNNNNNNNNNNNNNNNNNNNNNNNNNNNNNNNNNNNNNNNNNNNNNNNNNNNNNNNNNNNNNNNNNNNNNNNNNNNNNNNNNNNNNNNNNNNNNNNNNNNNNNNNNNNNNNNNNNNNNNNNNNNNNNNNNNNNNNNNNNNNNNNNNNNNNNNNNNNNNNNNNNNNNNNNNNNNNNNNNNNNNNNNNNNNNNNNNNNNNNNNNNNNNNNNNNNNNNNNNNNNNNNNNNNNNNNNNNNNNNNNNNNNNNNNNNNNNNNNNNNNNNNNNNNNNNNNNNNNNNNNNNNNNNNNNNNNNNNNNNNNNNNNNNNNNNNNNNNNNNNNNNNNNNNNNNNNNNNNNNNNNNNNNNNNNNNNNNNNNNNNNNNNNNNNNNNNNNNNNNNNNNNNNNNNNNNNNNNNNNNNNNNNNNNNNNNNNNNNNNNNNNNNNNNNNNNNNNNNNNNNNNNNNNNNNNNNNNNNNNNNNNNNNNNNNNNNNNNNNNNNNNNNNNNNNNNNNNNNNNNNNNNNNNNNNNNNNNNNNNNNNNNNNNNNNNNNNNNNNNNNNNNNNNNNNNNNNNNNNNNNNNNNNNNNNNNNNNNNNNNNNNNNNNNNNNNNNNNNNNNNNNNNNNNNNNNNNNNNNNNNNNNNNNNNNNNNNNNNNNNNNNNNNNNNNNNNNNNNNNNNNNNNNNNNNNNNNNNNNNNNNNNNNNNNNNNNNNNNNNNNNNNNNNNNNNNNNNNNNNNNNNNNNNNNNNNNNNNNNNNNNNNNNNNNNNNNNNNNNNNNNNNNNNNNNNNNNNNNNNNNNNNNNNNNNNNNNNNNNNNNNNNNNNNNNNNNNNNNNNNNNNNNNNNNNNNNNNNNNNNNNNNNNNNNNNNNNNNNNNNNNNNNNNNNNNNNNNNNNNNNNNNNNNNNNNNNNNNNNNNNNNNNNNNNNNNNNNNNNNNNNNNNNNNNNNNNNNNNNNNNNNNNNNNNNNNNNNNNNNNNNNNNNNNNNNNNNNNNNNNNNNNNNNNNNNNNNNNNNNNNNNNNNNNNNNNNNNNNNNNNNNNNNNNNNNNNNNNNNNNNNNNNNNNNNNNNNNNNNNNNNNNNNNNNNNNNNNNNNNNNNNNNNNNNNNNNNNNNNNNNNNNNNNNNNNNNNNNNNNNNNNNNNNNNNNNNNNNNNNNNNNNNNNNNNNNNNNNNNNNNNNNNNNNNNNNNNNNNNNNNNNNNNNNNNNNNNNNNNNNNNNNNNNNNNNNNNNNNNNNNNNNNNNNNNNNNNNNNNNNNNNNNNNNNNNNNNNNNNNNNNNNNNNNNNNNNNNNNNNNNNNNNNNNNNNNNNNNNNNNNNNNNNNNNNNNNNNNNNNNNNNNNNNNNNNNNNNNNNNNNNNNNNNNNNNNNNNNNNNNNNNN
It includes:
- the LOC111785712 gene encoding vesicle-associated membrane protein 724-like; translation: MVPSWSLAAYCVVAKESLSKQISISFLERMKTDFKKRYGGGKADTAVAKSLNKDFGPVMKEHMKYIIEHAEEIEKLIKVKAQVSEVKSIMLENLDKAFERGDNINTLADKTENLRDQAQTYRGQGTKLRRKMWYQNMKIKLVVLGILLALVLIIWVSICHGFNCTN